CCCGTGCAGGACGAGCCTGCCGCCGTACGCCTCCAGGGGCCGCGGGTGGTGCGAGGAGTGCCCGTGCACGATGTCGGCGCCTGCGTCGACGAGGGCGTGTCCCAGGGCGACCTGGGCGCGGTCCGGGGCGTAGCCCCAGTTGGAACCCCAGTGGACCGAGACGAGGACCAGGTCGCCGGGGCGCCGGTCCGCGCGCAGCCGGCCGGCCAGCCGAGTCGCGGCTTCGTCGTACGGCCCCTCGGCGTAGTGCACCCCTCCCCCGCGCTCGGTGGCCGCCCATGCGCGGGGCACCCCGCTGGACGCCAGGCCGAGCGCGTGGACGAGCAGCCGGCGTCCGCCCGGCAGCGGCACCACCGCGGGCCGCGTCGCCTCCTCCGCGTCCCGCCCGGCGCCCGCGGTGCGCAGCCCGGCGCCGGCGAGGGCGTCGAGGGTGTCGTCGAGGCCGCGCCGCCCGTAGTCGAGGACATGGTTGTTGGCGAGGACGACCACGTCGGGGCGGACTGCTCTGAGCGCGGGCAGGTCGGCCGGCGACATGCGGTAGTGGACGGCCTTGCCGGGCGCCGGCACGTCGTGGTGGGTGACGGAGGTCTCCAGATTGACCACGCGGGCGTCCGGCCCGGCCTCGTCGATCAGCGGGAGCGCCTCGCCCCAGGGGTAGGTGGGGGCCACCGGCCGCGGGACGGGCCCGGAGCGCGCCTCGGCGAGGGCCACGTAGTCGCGGGCGTCCCGTACGTACCGCTCGGGCAGGGCGGGATCCAGCGGATGGGGAAGGATCTGGTCGATTCCCCGGCCGAGCATCACGTCTCCGCAGAGGAACAGCCCGGTCAGACCGCCGCCGCCCATGCTCCCAGGCTAGTCGCGGGCCACTCCGGCGCTGCACGGACCCGTGACGTCCTGCCCCGAGGGCGGACGTCACGGGCCTGCCGGATACTAGCCCCGCGCCGGGACCGGAGCCGGGCCGGACTGCGGCTGGACGCGGTGCGCGGGGTCGCGGACCTCGCCCACCAGCATCTCCAGGACGTCCTCCAGGGCGACGAGGCCGAGGACCCGGCCCGAGCCGTCCGCGACCTGCGCCAGATGGGTGGCGGCGCGGCGCATCACGGTGAGGGCGTCGTCGAGCGGCAGCTCCGCGCGGAGCGTCGCCATCGGGCGCCACAGCCGCTGCGGCACCGCCCGCTCCCGCTCGTCCAGGTCCAGGACGTCCTTCACGTGCACGAAGCCCATGAAGGTGGCCCGGCCCTCGGCGCGGACCGGGAAGCGGGAGAACCCGGTCCGCACGGTCAGCTCCTCGATCTCGCGCGGGGTGACCGACGGCGG
This is a stretch of genomic DNA from Streptomyces sp. R44. It encodes these proteins:
- a CDS encoding CapA family protein, with amino-acid sequence MGGGGLTGLFLCGDVMLGRGIDQILPHPLDPALPERYVRDARDYVALAEARSGPVPRPVAPTYPWGEALPLIDEAGPDARVVNLETSVTHHDVPAPGKAVHYRMSPADLPALRAVRPDVVVLANNHVLDYGRRGLDDTLDALAGAGLRTAGAGRDAEEATRPAVVPLPGGRRLLVHALGLASSGVPRAWAATERGGGVHYAEGPYDEAATRLAGRLRADRRPGDLVLVSVHWGSNWGYAPDRAQVALGHALVDAGADIVHGHSSHHPRPLEAYGGRLVLHGCGDLVNDYEGISGQEQYRDDLRLLYFVTVHDEDGTLAEVRLVPLRSRRLRLERAPRQDARWLHDVLARISRPFGMRVDSTPGGDTFTARPRPSLSDLAG